The following proteins are co-located in the Sporolactobacillus pectinivorans genome:
- a CDS encoding oleate hydratase, which yields MVKKRTGILAAGAAVIGITYAAKKWQQSIKSMKEKTADEEIKSRYYGEKQVYFIGGGIASLAGAAFLVRDAHFDGHNIHVIEGMPVLGGSNDGAGSAAQGFVCRGGRMLNEETYENFWDLFKSIPSLAMPGKSVTEEILNFDHLHPTHAQARLIDKERNILDAHSMGFDNDDRIAMIRLLATKENKLDNLTIQDWFGPHFFETNFWYMWQTTFAFQKWSSLFELRRYMNRMILEFSRIDTLEGVTRTPYNQYESLILPLKAYLDKYGVDFSINRTVTDVDFKDDDTITATALHFDDGSSLKLKEGDIVIMTNACMTDSATLGDWDVPAPIPEERPISGELWYKIAHKKANLGNPEPFFTHEKETNWESFTVTCKGSKLLKRIEKFTDNIPGSGALMTFKDSNWLMNIVIAAQPHFKAQDADTTIFWGYGLYTDRVGDYVKKPMKECSGEEILYELICHLKWEEDWNEIKEEVVNVIPCYMPYIDAQFQPRAMSDRPSVVPEGSTNFAMISQFVEIPKDMVFTEEYSVRAARIAVYSLFHIDKEICHVTPYNRSPKVLAKAIQTMYR from the coding sequence AATAAAGTCCCGCTATTATGGTGAAAAGCAGGTCTACTTTATCGGTGGTGGAATCGCCAGTTTAGCGGGTGCTGCTTTTTTAGTTCGTGATGCTCATTTCGATGGCCACAACATTCATGTTATTGAAGGGATGCCTGTTTTAGGCGGAAGTAATGATGGTGCCGGTTCTGCAGCGCAGGGCTTTGTCTGCCGTGGCGGCCGAATGTTAAATGAAGAAACCTATGAAAATTTCTGGGATTTATTTAAAAGTATCCCCTCTTTGGCTATGCCGGGTAAAAGTGTAACGGAGGAAATTTTAAACTTTGACCACCTGCACCCCACACATGCCCAGGCACGTTTAATTGATAAAGAACGCAATATTTTAGACGCCCATTCAATGGGATTCGATAACGATGATCGTATCGCGATGATCAGACTATTAGCGACAAAAGAAAACAAGCTGGATAATTTAACGATTCAGGATTGGTTTGGCCCGCATTTCTTTGAAACAAACTTTTGGTATATGTGGCAAACGACCTTTGCTTTTCAAAAATGGAGCAGCCTGTTCGAACTACGGCGTTACATGAATCGCATGATTCTGGAATTCTCGCGCATTGATACGCTGGAAGGAGTCACTAGAACACCCTACAATCAGTATGAAAGCCTTATCCTGCCACTCAAAGCTTATCTTGATAAATATGGCGTTGATTTTTCCATTAACCGGACGGTAACAGATGTTGATTTTAAAGATGATGATACGATTACTGCCACTGCGTTACACTTTGACGATGGCTCTTCTCTGAAGTTAAAGGAAGGCGATATCGTGATCATGACCAATGCCTGCATGACCGATAGCGCCACTTTGGGAGATTGGGATGTACCTGCCCCAATACCTGAAGAACGTCCCATTTCAGGCGAACTATGGTATAAAATTGCTCACAAGAAAGCAAACTTGGGAAATCCGGAACCATTCTTTACACATGAAAAGGAAACAAACTGGGAGAGCTTCACGGTTACATGTAAAGGCAGCAAGCTTTTAAAACGTATTGAAAAATTTACTGACAATATTCCCGGCAGCGGCGCGCTGATGACTTTCAAGGATTCGAACTGGTTAATGAACATCGTGATTGCCGCTCAGCCTCACTTCAAGGCGCAAGATGCAGACACAACCATCTTTTGGGGATATGGATTGTATACGGACCGCGTTGGAGACTATGTGAAGAAACCTATGAAGGAGTGCAGTGGTGAAGAAATCCTTTATGAACTGATCTGTCATTTGAAATGGGAAGAGGACTGGAATGAAATAAAGGAAGAGGTCGTTAACGTCATCCCGTGCTATATGCCTTATATTGATGCACAATTTCAGCCAAGAGCCATGTCTGATCGCCCGTCTGTTGTTCCAGAGGGAAGCACTAATTTTGCCATGATCAGCCAATTTGTTGAAATACCAAAGGACATGGTTTTTACAGAAGAGTATTCTGTCCGCGCTGCGCGCATTGCGGTATACAGTCTGTTTCATATTGACAAAGAAATTTGTCACGTAACACCCTATAATCGGAGTCCGAAAGTGCTGGCAAAAGCCATACAAACAATGTATCGATAA